A part of Desulfobacter sp. genomic DNA contains:
- the tagF gene encoding type VI secretion system-associated protein TagF — translation MLGIGKKSRDQTITAHGKHPAFGDYFSINMEASPLAGALSAWIEQGVKLEKFLGAKTNTCAFRFWIKGIKKEDLVLGIVRDSSDSMGRPYPLLVMSTFRMKDRERQWHNIFTWFDPVFRRFEEVAAARHETFRAFETAISRPGFAGPKTKEKESSRLALTLMGWFKKEKDKEAMILPVTELETGYTGAVRQEGGWGLFKRTEMPSTVFLGGVTDRPRAAFYNRPLKAADFIDLFRAEAGGRH, via the coding sequence ATGCTGGGAATAGGCAAAAAAAGCCGGGACCAGACAATCACCGCCCATGGGAAACATCCTGCCTTTGGGGATTATTTCAGCATTAACATGGAAGCCTCCCCCCTGGCGGGGGCCTTATCCGCCTGGATAGAGCAGGGGGTTAAACTGGAAAAATTTCTGGGAGCCAAGACAAATACCTGTGCATTCCGGTTCTGGATAAAGGGGATAAAAAAAGAAGACCTTGTCCTGGGGATTGTCAGGGACAGCAGCGACAGCATGGGCCGGCCGTATCCGCTGCTGGTCATGTCAACCTTCCGGATGAAGGACAGGGAGCGGCAGTGGCACAATATATTCACCTGGTTTGACCCGGTATTCAGGCGGTTCGAAGAGGTGGCGGCTGCAAGGCATGAAACCTTCAGGGCATTTGAAACCGCAATTTCAAGGCCTGGTTTTGCCGGACCCAAAACAAAAGAGAAAGAATCATCAAGGCTGGCATTGACGCTGATGGGCTGGTTTAAAAAAGAAAAAGACAAAGAGGCCATGATCCTCCCCGTCACTGAACTGGAAACCGGGTACACAGGGGCTGTCCGCCAGGAGGGCGGATGGGGGCTTTTTAAACGAACGGAAATGCCCAGCACGGTTTTTCTGGGCGGCGTAACGGACCGCCCCAGGGCGGCTTTTTATAACCGCCCCCTTAAGGCCGCTGATTTCATCGATCTTTTCCGGGCAGAGGCCGGCGGCAGACATTAA
- the tssA gene encoding type VI secretion system protein TssA, producing the protein MDIEAILIPIPGDNPSGENLRYTSVYDEIQEARRADEVLEQGDWQHELKTSDWGAVKTLCIDALTKKTKDLQIAAWLLESLTVTQGFEGVILGLDIINRMMAAFWDSIYPEIEDGDLDYRVGPLEFVNDKLWFPIKEIQVTDPAVGQGFSWVKWQESRQVGYEKDTQNQYGDVIDDKKKARDEQLAEGKLAAEDFDAAVTASSRAFYENLFEQTARCLELFQALDAIVDEKFGRNAPRLAELKSSLEDCHDFAARAVKEKRQVEPDPDPKPEPEPDLARDGTDGDISGAAQEVPEIRQGVTPPAQGQGGRVPPAQVATYHVNRLLGSAGLEEALWQDALKKLGTKGIKPALEQLLGASCSAQSVRDKTNFRLLMARLCLRANRPDLARPIVEELNTLIEDLQLERWESPIWIAEALGTLYQCLTAEGSSDDDRYRAHEILTRLCTLDVTKAMEYSNRDME; encoded by the coding sequence ATGGATATAGAGGCCATTCTTATCCCGATTCCCGGGGACAATCCCTCCGGAGAAAACCTGCGGTATACCTCTGTGTATGACGAGATCCAGGAGGCCAGGCGGGCAGATGAGGTGCTGGAGCAGGGAGATTGGCAGCATGAGTTAAAGACTTCGGACTGGGGGGCTGTAAAGACGCTGTGCATTGATGCCCTGACAAAAAAAACAAAGGATCTGCAGATTGCGGCCTGGCTCCTGGAATCCCTCACCGTTACCCAGGGATTTGAAGGGGTGATCCTGGGCCTTGACATCATTAACCGGATGATGGCGGCATTTTGGGATTCCATCTATCCTGAAATTGAAGATGGGGATCTGGACTACAGGGTGGGGCCCCTTGAGTTTGTCAATGACAAGCTCTGGTTCCCAATCAAGGAGATCCAGGTGACGGACCCGGCCGTTGGCCAGGGGTTTTCCTGGGTGAAATGGCAGGAGTCCCGCCAGGTTGGGTATGAAAAAGATACCCAGAACCAATATGGCGATGTGATTGACGACAAAAAAAAGGCCCGGGACGAACAGCTGGCCGAGGGCAAACTTGCGGCGGAAGACTTTGACGCCGCCGTGACCGCATCTTCCAGGGCCTTTTATGAAAATCTGTTTGAACAGACGGCCCGGTGCCTGGAATTGTTCCAGGCGCTTGACGCCATTGTGGATGAGAAATTCGGCAGGAATGCCCCTCGGCTGGCTGAGCTGAAATCTTCACTGGAGGACTGTCATGATTTTGCCGCCAGGGCCGTGAAGGAAAAACGCCAGGTCGAGCCTGATCCCGACCCTAAACCTGAACCTGAACCTGATTTGGCGCGGGACGGGACGGATGGGGACATTTCCGGGGCGGCCCAGGAGGTACCGGAAATCCGCCAGGGCGTCACGCCGCCTGCCCAAGGGCAGGGGGGGCGTGTTCCCCCGGCCCAGGTGGCCACCTATCATGTCAACCGGCTGCTGGGCAGTGCCGGGCTGGAGGAGGCCCTTTGGCAGGATGCCTTGAAGAAACTGGGTACAAAAGGAATAAAACCTGCCCTGGAGCAGTTACTTGGGGCATCCTGCAGCGCCCAGTCGGTCCGTGATAAAACCAATTTCCGCCTGCTCATGGCCCGGCTCTGCCTGCGAGCCAACCGGCCGGATCTGGCCAGGCCCATTGTCGAAGAATTGAATACCCTGATTGAGGATCTGCAATTGGAGCGGTGGGAATCCCCCATCTGGATTGCAGAGGCGCTGGGGACACTCTACCAGTGCCTCACGGCCGAAGGCAGTTCCGATGACGACCGCTACCGGGCCCATGAGATATTAACCCGGTTGTGTACCCTGGATGTGACCAAGGCCATGGAGTATTCAAACCGAGATATGGAATAA
- the tssB gene encoding type VI secretion system contractile sheath small subunit: protein MAKESLQHTLDRVRSPRVQITYDVEVGDAIEMKEIPFTVGVLADLSGKPEEPLPKLKERKLIEIDRDNFNNVLEGMAPRLAYRVDNKLTEDDSSMAVEIKFKSLDDFHPEKVARQIDPIRKLVEAREKLTGLLNKLDGNDKLDELLQDVISSTDALEKLGREAGVKKDE from the coding sequence ATGGCCAAGGAAAGTTTACAGCACACCTTGGACCGGGTGAGATCCCCGAGAGTCCAGATCACCTATGACGTTGAAGTGGGTGATGCCATTGAAATGAAAGAAATCCCTTTTACCGTAGGCGTATTGGCGGACCTGTCCGGTAAACCCGAAGAGCCCCTTCCCAAACTCAAGGAAAGAAAATTAATTGAGATTGACAGGGACAATTTCAACAATGTCCTTGAGGGAATGGCGCCGAGACTGGCCTATCGGGTGGACAACAAACTGACAGAAGACGATTCGTCCATGGCCGTGGAGATTAAATTCAAATCCCTTGATGATTTCCACCCGGAAAAGGTCGCACGGCAGATTGATCCCATACGGAAACTGGTGGAAGCCAGGGAAAAGCTGACAGGACTGCTCAATAAACTGGATGGAAACGACAAACTGGACGAATTGCTTCAGGATGTTATTTCCAGTACGGATGCACTTGAGAAACTGGGCCGGGAAGCCGGAGTGAAAAAAGACGAGTAA
- the tssC gene encoding type VI secretion system contractile sheath large subunit has product MAEKEQQVQPEDAAAQETTQEAGLLDQIISDGRLARDDSQKAWAKDLLGEFVSQIMEGEITVSKDTEAMINARISEIDKLISNQLNEVMHHEEFKKLEASWRGLAYLVDKTETGERMKLRVMNVSKKDLLKDMEKAAEFDQSALFKKVYEEEFGMFGGASYGALIGDYEFTSHPQDIALLSKVSEVAAAAHAPFLTAAGPELFNMDSFTELGEPRDMSKIFSSAEYAKWKSFRESEDSRYVALAMPHILMRLPYGEDNVPVEAFDFEERVDGTDHSQYLWGNAAYALGTRLTDAFAKHSWCAAIRGVEGGGLVEDLPVHTFRTDEGDVALKCPTEIAITDRREKELADLGFIPLVHCKGTDYAAFFSTQSANKPKIYDSDAANANARLSSQLQYIMATSRFAHYLKSMMRDKIGSFMTRQNAEDYLNRWISNYVLLDDNASQEMKAKYPLREARIDVSEIPGKPGAYRAVSFLKPHFQLDELSVSLRLVAELPPPAQG; this is encoded by the coding sequence ATGGCTGAAAAAGAACAACAGGTCCAGCCCGAAGACGCCGCTGCCCAGGAAACCACCCAGGAGGCCGGGCTGCTCGACCAGATCATATCAGACGGCCGCCTGGCAAGGGATGACAGCCAGAAAGCATGGGCCAAGGATCTTTTGGGGGAATTCGTATCCCAGATCATGGAAGGGGAAATCACCGTATCCAAGGATACGGAGGCCATGATCAATGCCAGAATCAGCGAAATCGACAAGCTGATTTCAAACCAGCTCAACGAAGTCATGCACCATGAAGAATTCAAAAAGCTGGAAGCCTCATGGCGGGGCCTGGCTTATCTGGTGGACAAAACCGAGACCGGCGAGAGAATGAAGCTGCGGGTAATGAACGTATCCAAGAAAGACCTGCTCAAGGATATGGAAAAGGCTGCTGAATTTGACCAGTCCGCCCTGTTCAAAAAGGTGTATGAAGAGGAATTCGGCATGTTCGGAGGGGCCTCCTACGGCGCTTTGATCGGGGATTATGAATTCACAAGCCATCCCCAGGACATCGCCCTGTTAAGCAAGGTGTCCGAGGTGGCCGCCGCTGCCCATGCCCCTTTTCTCACCGCGGCGGGCCCGGAATTGTTCAACATGGACAGCTTTACCGAACTGGGAGAGCCCCGGGATATGTCCAAGATTTTTTCAAGTGCGGAATATGCCAAGTGGAAATCCTTCAGGGAGTCTGAGGATTCAAGGTATGTGGCCCTTGCCATGCCCCATATCCTTATGCGGCTTCCCTATGGAGAAGATAACGTGCCTGTGGAAGCCTTTGACTTTGAAGAACGAGTGGACGGCACCGACCACAGCCAGTACCTGTGGGGCAATGCCGCCTACGCGCTGGGGACCCGCCTGACGGATGCCTTTGCCAAGCATTCCTGGTGTGCCGCCATCAGGGGGGTTGAAGGGGGCGGACTTGTGGAGGATCTTCCGGTACATACCTTCAGGACCGATGAGGGGGATGTGGCGTTGAAGTGCCCGACAGAAATTGCCATAACGGACCGGCGGGAAAAAGAACTCGCCGACTTGGGCTTTATTCCCCTGGTTCACTGCAAAGGCACCGACTATGCCGCCTTTTTTTCCACCCAGAGTGCCAACAAGCCAAAGATATACGATTCCGATGCCGCCAATGCCAATGCACGGCTGTCATCCCAGCTTCAGTATATCATGGCCACATCACGGTTTGCCCATTACCTGAAATCCATGATGCGGGACAAGATCGGCAGTTTCATGACCCGGCAGAATGCAGAAGATTACCTCAACCGCTGGATCTCCAACTATGTTCTGCTGGATGATAATGCGTCCCAGGAAATGAAGGCCAAGTATCCGCTGCGGGAAGCCCGGATCGATGTCAGTGAAATCCCGGGTAAGCCCGGGGCGTACAGGGCCGTCAGTTTTCTCAAACCCCATTTCCAGCTGGACGAATTGTCCGTGTCCCTGCGCCTGGTGGCTGAGCTGCCGCCGCCAGCCCAGGGTTAA
- the tssE gene encoding type VI secretion system baseplate subunit TssE translates to MTNQVNLTASLLDRLLDNDPKSGREPAQFRVISEKQILDAVVRDIENLLNTRCSPIRIPVAFTHLRKSVIRYGIRDFSTENPETSLARQKLCKEIEAAISIFEPRLKRPVVRLETEAQKNRRVYFRISGILVIEPLSEPVSFDTFFDLNRGRYVISK, encoded by the coding sequence ATGACAAATCAGGTTAATCTTACGGCATCCCTTCTGGACAGGCTTCTGGATAATGACCCCAAATCGGGACGGGAGCCTGCCCAGTTCAGGGTTATATCGGAAAAACAGATACTGGACGCTGTGGTCAGGGATATTGAAAATCTTTTAAATACCCGGTGCAGCCCCATCAGGATTCCGGTTGCATTTACCCATTTGAGAAAGTCGGTTATCCGGTACGGCATCAGGGATTTTTCAACTGAGAATCCGGAAACCAGTCTGGCCAGGCAGAAGTTGTGCAAGGAGATCGAGGCGGCCATTTCAATCTTTGAACCCCGGCTGAAGCGGCCTGTTGTGCGCCTTGAGACCGAGGCGCAGAAAAACCGGAGGGTCTATTTCAGAATATCCGGAATCCTGGTGATTGAACCCTTGTCCGAACCGGTCTCCTTTGACACTTTTTTTGACCTGAACCGGGGCCGGTACGTGATTTCAAAATAG
- the tssF gene encoding type VI secretion system baseplate subunit TssF, protein MDDTLLSYYERELTFIREMGAQFAAKYPKIAGRLQLEPDNCHDPHTERLIEAFAYISGRIHKKIDDDFPEITESIMGITYPHYNNPIPSMTIVRFMPNEKSITEKGYGIPKDVTLFSRPVKGVPCTFTLCSPVSLWPVKIGAVSLEDPGPEAGRAVQCLHIGLETVNDIDFCDLECDSLRFFLNGQAQHVFHLYQRLFNNSCGIELAYTDTKGAKQRIQLDAGAISPVGFDPEDKMLPFSKRSFPGYLLLFEYFTFPEKFLYFDLAGLETLRGGGKGTAISLNIYLDEAVKREVVVNTETFALYTAPAVNLFKKIAEPMRVEHRKTEYRVVPDLRRANATEVYTVDRVTPATVSGDTEKEYRPFYSIRHHLSFEETGTKHVFWHSQRRPSGKKEDKGTEVYLSFTDLNMTPADPDTEILTIHQTCTNRDLPSRLPFGDKRGDFTMELAAPADKIICLVKPTPTLRPFMGRSLQWRMISHLSLNYISIVEGGEDALKEILNLYDFQGSATTKQQVSGIVSVACRHVTKRVRHAFARGVEITITMDGDKFVGSGLYLFGAVLERFFAQYVSVNSFSQLVLKTIQKKEELKRWPPRSGNQILI, encoded by the coding sequence ATGGACGATACCTTATTAAGCTATTATGAGCGGGAACTGACCTTTATCCGGGAAATGGGGGCCCAGTTTGCGGCCAAATACCCGAAAATCGCAGGACGCCTTCAACTGGAGCCCGATAACTGCCATGATCCCCACACCGAGCGCCTCATAGAGGCGTTTGCCTATATCAGCGGAAGGATTCATAAAAAAATAGATGATGATTTTCCTGAGATTACCGAATCCATTATGGGAATCACCTATCCCCATTACAACAACCCCATCCCGTCCATGACCATTGTCAGGTTTATGCCCAATGAAAAAAGCATCACGGAGAAGGGGTACGGGATTCCAAAGGACGTCACCCTGTTTTCACGGCCGGTAAAGGGGGTGCCCTGCACCTTTACCCTTTGTTCCCCTGTATCCCTGTGGCCGGTGAAAATAGGGGCCGTCTCCCTTGAAGATCCCGGTCCCGAGGCCGGCAGGGCCGTTCAATGCCTCCATATCGGGCTTGAAACCGTAAATGATATTGATTTTTGCGACCTGGAATGTGATTCCCTGCGTTTTTTCCTCAACGGCCAGGCCCAGCATGTTTTCCACCTCTACCAAAGGCTGTTTAACAACAGCTGCGGCATTGAACTCGCCTATACGGATACAAAGGGCGCAAAGCAACGCATTCAACTGGATGCCGGCGCCATCAGCCCTGTGGGGTTCGATCCGGAAGACAAAATGCTGCCCTTCAGCAAACGTTCCTTTCCGGGCTATCTGCTTTTGTTTGAATACTTCACCTTTCCGGAGAAGTTTTTGTATTTTGACCTGGCAGGATTGGAGACACTCAGGGGAGGCGGTAAAGGCACAGCCATTTCATTAAACATTTACCTGGATGAGGCTGTTAAACGCGAAGTGGTGGTGAATACGGAAACCTTTGCATTGTATACCGCTCCTGCCGTTAACCTGTTCAAGAAAATTGCCGAACCCATGCGGGTGGAGCACCGGAAAACCGAATACCGGGTCGTGCCGGATTTAAGGCGGGCCAATGCCACTGAAGTTTATACCGTGGACCGGGTGACCCCGGCCACGGTGTCCGGGGATACTGAAAAGGAATACCGGCCTTTTTACTCCATCCGCCACCACCTTTCCTTTGAAGAGACCGGAACCAAACATGTGTTCTGGCACAGCCAGCGCAGGCCGTCGGGGAAGAAGGAGGATAAGGGGACAGAGGTGTATCTCTCTTTTACCGATCTGAATATGACCCCTGCAGATCCGGATACAGAGATTCTCACCATCCACCAGACCTGCACCAACAGGGACCTGCCCTCACGGCTGCCCTTCGGGGATAAACGGGGTGATTTTACCATGGAGCTTGCCGCTCCAGCGGATAAAATCATCTGCCTGGTCAAACCCACCCCCACCCTCCGGCCCTTCATGGGCAGGTCATTGCAATGGCGGATGATTTCCCATTTGTCCCTGAACTACATCTCCATCGTGGAAGGGGGGGAAGATGCCTTAAAGGAAATATTAAACCTCTACGATTTTCAGGGCTCCGCCACCACCAAACAACAGGTCAGCGGTATTGTTTCTGTGGCCTGCCGCCATGTAACCAAACGGGTCCGTCATGCCTTTGCAAGGGGGGTTGAAATTACCATCACCATGGACGGGGATAAATTTGTAGGGTCAGGCCTTTATCTTTTCGGCGCCGTATTGGAGCGCTTTTTCGCCCAATACGTGTCCGTGAATTCTTTTTCCCAGCTTGTATTGAAAACCATCCAGAAAAAAGAGGAATTAAAACGGTGGCCTCCACGAAGCGGCAATCAGATCCTGATTTGA
- the tssG gene encoding type VI secretion system baseplate subunit TssG: MGTSIEETLYDAFYEFSFFRAAALLEKLAPEKEALGKALEPEKEPVRFSVNPGFSFPASDIAGLKKDRENGRADMAVAFMGLIGPSGLLPDWYNQLAMDRIKKKDHTFTDFLNLFHHRLITLFYLAWKKQRFPENYIPGAGDRLSRYLLSLAGLGTSGMVGLLGLPRESLTFYAGLLSLPVASATGIEAAIEYFSGAPTRVQQFVEREVPLEDADCTRLGAANASLGLDAVCGSRVKECQTKFRVNLGPVSYRDYRRFIPSGDLLGPVFSLTRFMVGVEFEFELRIFLKKEDVPGCRLGEPGPERACLGWTTWTASPEHRFDKDQYITFQEADLRQVKKSAPPPGREKSQV, encoded by the coding sequence ATGGGCACAAGCATAGAGGAAACGCTCTATGATGCCTTTTATGAATTTTCGTTTTTCAGGGCCGCCGCCCTGCTGGAAAAGCTTGCCCCGGAAAAGGAGGCGCTTGGCAAGGCGCTGGAGCCTGAGAAAGAACCGGTGCGGTTTTCCGTCAACCCTGGGTTTTCCTTTCCGGCCAGTGATATTGCCGGCTTAAAAAAGGACCGGGAAAACGGCCGCGCTGATATGGCGGTGGCATTCATGGGCCTTATCGGGCCTTCGGGCCTCCTCCCCGACTGGTATAATCAGCTGGCCATGGACCGGATTAAAAAAAAAGACCACACCTTTACCGATTTTTTAAATCTTTTTCACCACAGGCTGATTACCCTGTTTTACCTGGCCTGGAAAAAACAGCGGTTTCCGGAAAACTACATCCCCGGTGCCGGAGACAGGCTGTCGCGGTACCTTTTAAGCCTTGCCGGGCTTGGCACTTCCGGGATGGTCGGGCTTCTTGGGCTGCCCAGGGAATCCTTGACCTTTTATGCGGGGCTGCTTTCCCTGCCCGTGGCATCGGCCACGGGAATTGAAGCCGCCATTGAATATTTTTCAGGGGCGCCCACCCGGGTGCAACAATTTGTGGAAAGGGAAGTTCCCCTGGAAGACGCGGACTGCACGCGCCTTGGGGCCGCCAATGCCTCCCTTGGGCTGGATGCGGTCTGCGGCAGCCGTGTCAAAGAATGCCAGACCAAATTCAGGGTCAACCTCGGACCCGTATCATACAGGGACTACCGTCGGTTTATCCCCTCAGGCGACCTCCTTGGTCCGGTGTTTTCACTGACCCGTTTCATGGTGGGGGTGGAGTTTGAATTTGAACTCAGGATATTTCTGAAAAAAGAGGATGTCCCGGGATGCAGACTCGGGGAACCCGGACCGGAACGGGCCTGTCTTGGCTGGACCACCTGGACGGCGTCCCCTGAACATCGGTTTGACAAAGATCAGTACATTACCTTTCAGGAGGCGGATCTCCGCCAGGTTAAAAAATCCGCGCCACCACCCGGCCGGGAAAAAAGCCAGGTTTAA
- the tssH gene encoding type VI secretion system ATPase TssH, producing MAVSNLKSLIGKLNTACRKSLESAAGLCLSRTHYDVELEHFFLKLFDIQNTDLNKILKYFEVNESHLIRDLTDVMEKFKTGNARTPALSPRIPEMIKQAWLTASVDFTAPSVRSGHILLSLLSNPESARSLVSSSSLFEKISVETLQESFMELTSGSVEDQEQGAREAAGPVPDSSVSASGPGGSAQALAQYTINLTEKAGAGEIDPVLGRDFEIRQMVDILIRRRQNNPILTGEAGVGKTAVVEGFALRIAQGDVPPVLQGVAVHTLDLGLLQAGAGIKGEFEERLKSVINEVKASPVPIILFIDEAHTLIGAGGAAGSGDAANLLKPALARGELRTIAATTWAEYKKYFEKDAAMARRFQVVKIEEPDEEKAMVMMRAIAPFLEKHHQVMITDEALQETVRLSSRYISGRQLPDKAVSVLDTACARIAIGLTTEPAAIEDARRYMDQLDREKTILEKETALGRDHGERLARIAEEKERAEQELDRLGSQFEKEMAVAQGIREIHADIRDRHESQDNEGLEDKQSQLAKLEAEFEEIQKEEALVHIAVDCDTVSAVISGWTGIPTGSMLTDEIETVLSLSRRLKERIIGQDHALEAIEQVIQTAHAGIEDPSKPTGVFMLVGPSGVGKTETALALSDMLYGGEQNMITINMSEFQEAHTVSSLKGSPPGYVGYGEGGVLTEAVRRKPYSVVLLDEVEKAHPDVTEMFYQVFDKGYMEDGEGRVIDFKNTLIILTSNLGTDLIMKACLGQESIPEPDVLSEMLTPDLQAHFKPAFLGRMKIVPYFPITDDNMKLIIRLKLQRIVKRMAGNRQIELRYEDAIIDAIAERCTEVDSGARNVDHILTNTLLPEMSRELLSRMAKGEPVSKVEVALGKTGFEFRLE from the coding sequence ATGGCAGTATCCAATCTAAAATCACTTATCGGCAAACTGAATACCGCATGCAGGAAGAGCTTGGAATCCGCGGCAGGGCTGTGCCTGTCCCGTACCCATTATGATGTGGAACTGGAGCATTTTTTCCTGAAACTTTTTGATATCCAGAATACGGATCTCAACAAAATTCTTAAGTATTTTGAAGTCAACGAATCCCACCTGATCCGGGATCTCACCGATGTCATGGAAAAATTTAAAACAGGGAATGCAAGGACTCCGGCCCTGTCCCCCAGGATACCGGAAATGATAAAACAGGCCTGGCTTACGGCCTCGGTTGATTTCACCGCCCCCTCGGTACGGTCGGGCCATATTCTGCTGTCCCTGTTGTCAAATCCGGAATCCGCAAGAAGCCTGGTCTCCAGTTCGTCTTTGTTTGAAAAAATATCGGTTGAAACATTGCAGGAATCCTTTATGGAGCTGACATCGGGCTCTGTTGAAGACCAGGAGCAGGGCGCCCGGGAAGCTGCCGGCCCTGTGCCGGACAGCAGCGTTTCCGCATCTGGCCCGGGCGGCAGCGCCCAGGCCCTGGCCCAATACACCATCAACCTGACCGAAAAGGCCGGGGCCGGGGAAATTGACCCGGTGCTGGGCCGGGACTTTGAAATCCGCCAGATGGTGGATATCCTGATCCGGCGGCGTCAGAACAACCCCATTCTCACTGGCGAGGCAGGGGTCGGAAAAACTGCGGTTGTGGAGGGGTTTGCCCTGAGGATTGCCCAGGGGGATGTGCCGCCGGTGCTCCAGGGGGTGGCCGTACACACCCTGGATTTAGGGCTGCTCCAGGCCGGTGCCGGTATCAAGGGCGAATTTGAGGAAAGGCTTAAATCGGTCATCAACGAGGTCAAGGCCTCTCCTGTTCCCATTATTCTGTTCATTGACGAAGCCCACACCCTCATCGGAGCGGGCGGGGCCGCCGGTTCCGGCGATGCGGCCAACCTGCTGAAACCCGCCCTGGCCAGGGGAGAGCTGAGAACCATCGCCGCCACCACCTGGGCGGAATATAAAAAATACTTTGAAAAGGATGCGGCCATGGCCCGGCGTTTCCAGGTGGTAAAAATTGAAGAGCCGGACGAGGAAAAGGCCATGGTCATGATGCGGGCCATTGCGCCCTTTCTGGAAAAACATCACCAGGTCATGATCACCGATGAGGCGCTCCAGGAAACGGTCCGGCTCTCATCCCGGTATATCTCCGGCCGTCAGCTTCCGGACAAGGCGGTCAGCGTATTGGATACGGCCTGCGCCAGGATCGCCATCGGGCTGACAACAGAGCCTGCGGCCATTGAAGATGCCAGGCGGTATATGGACCAGCTGGACCGGGAGAAAACCATTCTGGAAAAGGAAACCGCCCTGGGCAGGGATCATGGTGAGCGGCTTGCCCGGATCGCCGAAGAAAAAGAAAGGGCAGAACAGGAACTGGACCGCCTTGGCTCCCAGTTTGAAAAGGAGATGGCTGTGGCTCAAGGTATCCGGGAGATCCACGCCGACATTCGGGACCGCCATGAGAGCCAGGACAATGAGGGGCTTGAAGATAAACAAAGCCAGCTGGCCAAACTGGAGGCAGAATTTGAAGAGATTCAAAAGGAGGAGGCATTGGTGCATATTGCCGTGGATTGCGATACGGTGTCTGCCGTCATCTCCGGATGGACAGGTATTCCCACAGGGTCCATGCTCACCGATGAGATTGAAACGGTCCTCTCCCTGAGCCGCCGCCTCAAGGAGCGTATCATCGGCCAGGACCATGCCCTTGAAGCCATTGAGCAGGTGATTCAGACCGCCCATGCAGGCATCGAAGACCCCTCCAAGCCCACAGGCGTGTTCATGCTGGTCGGCCCCTCCGGCGTCGGTAAGACCGAAACCGCCCTGGCATTGTCCGATATGCTTTACGGGGGTGAACAGAATATGATCACCATCAATATGTCAGAATTCCAGGAAGCCCACACCGTGTCCAGCCTCAAAGGGTCCCCCCCGGGGTATGTGGGATACGGCGAGGGCGGCGTCCTCACCGAGGCGGTCCGGCGTAAACCCTACAGCGTGGTGCTTCTGGACGAGGTGGAAAAGGCCCATCCCGATGTCACGGAAATGTTTTACCAGGTATTTGACAAGGGATATATGGAAGACGGGGAGGGCAGGGTCATTGATTTTAAAAATACCTTGATCATACTGACCTCCAACCTGGGCACGGATCTGATTATGAAGGCCTGCCTGGGCCAGGAATCCATACCTGAACCGGATGTTTTATCGGAAATGCTCACCCCTGATCTCCAGGCCCATTTTAAACCGGCCTTTCTGGGACGGATGAAAATCGTGCCCTATTTCCCCATCACCGACGACAATATGAAGCTGATTATCCGGCTCAAGCTCCAGCGGATTGTCAAACGCATGGCCGGCAACCGGCAGATTGAACTGAGGTATGAGGACGCCATCATCGACGCCATTGCCGAACGCTGCACCGAGGTGGACTCCGGGGCCAGGAATGTGGACCATATCCTGACCAACACCCTTTTGCCCGAGATGAGCCGGGAGCTTCTGTCACGCATGGCCAAAGGGGAACCCGTGAGCAAGGTTGAGGTGGCCCTGGGTAAAACAGGATTTGAATTCAGGCTGGAATAG
- a CDS encoding DUF4280 domain-containing protein translates to MPKQVCAGAMLQCSFGTTPSALAVTPEKGVSSTTPMANIMDHLPLKNIVSFGMCNTQSNPAVAAATSAATTAALGVYTPTPAPCVPATASPWKPGAPTVLIGNQPALNDTATLTCTWGGTITIQSPGQTRIDLP, encoded by the coding sequence ATGCCGAAACAAGTCTGTGCAGGCGCCATGCTTCAATGCAGCTTCGGTACAACCCCCAGCGCCCTTGCGGTCACCCCTGAAAAGGGAGTCTCCAGCACCACGCCCATGGCCAACATCATGGATCATCTGCCCTTAAAGAATATCGTATCATTCGGCATGTGCAACACCCAGTCCAATCCGGCCGTTGCCGCCGCCACCTCCGCTGCGACCACAGCCGCACTCGGTGTATACACCCCGACGCCTGCGCCCTGTGTGCCGGCAACGGCTTCTCCCTGGAAACCCGGCGCCCCCACCGTGCTCATTGGCAACCAGCCTGCCCTGAACGATACCGCCACCCTGACCTGCACCTGGGGGGGGACCATCACCATTCAAAGTCCGGGGCAGACCCGTATTGACCTTCCCTGA